The Pseudomonas fluorescens genome segment AACCTGAGCATTTCCGTCAAAAGAATTCAAATTCAGCACTTTGTCATCCGGTGCTTGTGGAATTTTCGGCGAGGGTAACCGTGCATCTTCATCTGCAATCTTCAACACGTTCAAAGGCAGAATCGGCGATTTGCCGAACTGGGCGTTGTTGCGATTCAAATTCCAGCGCAGTTGGATCGTTTGACCATGCCGCGCGGCAAGAAATGCAGGGCTCAATACGGTGTTCACTCGCTTGTTGCTGTTGAACTCCACCAAAGGAAACTGCGGCGACCCCGCTGGTGGATTGACTTCCACCAGCCGTGCCCGATCGCCGCTCAGTGCTTCAAGGAATTCGATGCGCACCGTAATTCCTTCCGGATAGGCCAAAACATCAATAGGATCTTCTGCCGGTGCTACAAGAAACGGTGGCAGTAGATCCTCCAGCGCTGTCCCGATGCGCAACGTCAATTCATGAGAATGCCCCAGCGTCTCGCCCGCCCGCTGAATGTTGTAATCGGCAACCACCGTACCGTTCAGGTTGGCGGTCACATATTTTTTATCCACGGTAATGCGCACAGGCCGGCCAGCGGTGGCAGGGATCAGATCGACATGACCATTGGTGCTGCCACCGCTGGCGGAGCCGCGCCAACGGTAGTTCACGCGATCTTTGTCGCGGGTGTCGAGGTGCGGCGCCACCAGCACGGCACCGGTCGGTGGCACGTTTTCCGGATCGAGCACGTCGTTGGCACCTGTGCCCTCGACTTCCGGTCGCTTGAACGTCGGCAAGGCCACGCCGACCTGCATCCTGAACGGCAGCGACTCGCGAACGCTCAACAGCCCCGTTTCGCTGTCGGTGACGACGTAATAGACCGTGACGTTCAGGCCGTTGAAGCGCTGGATTTCGGCATTGCTCACGCTGCGCAGGACGGGTTGATTGTCCGCTACGTCGCCGACCGTGCGGGGATCCTCGTAGTAAACCTTGTCACCGCCGGGCTTCTGGGCCGACCAGATCAGGTTGATCAGGTGGCTGCTGTTGCGACCGGGATACCAAGGGATCTGCACGGTCGCCCACTTCGTTTCGGATGGCAACGTTCCGCCCGTTGCCTCGACGACGGTAGGGGCGACTAACTGGCTGATGTCGCCAATCACGGTGACGCTGGCATTTTTTGAGCGGCGGTCGCTTTCATCGCTGCGACGGCGCACATAGCCGACCGAGGCTGCGCCTTTGGCGATGGCTTTGACGGCGGCGTTGGGGATCGTGAAGTCGAGATGAAAGGGCACGAACTCCACTCGCATCGATAACGGCCCGACGATGATTTGCGAGCCTTGCGCGGGGGTGCCGGTCCAGGTCAGGAGCACTTCGTCGTAAACGGCAAAGTCCTTCGTCGGCGTGTACACGCGAACGATGACATCGTCGTCACCCAGTGTGTCGAGGTCCACCCGATCGGTCGGCTGGCCGTTGACCAGCACCTGCGGTGCATCCAGCCGATTGCCCCCCAGGTCCACCAACACGTGATGCGTCGCCGACCACGGCGCGCGTTCGTCCGGGTAGTTACCGCAGCGATCAATGGGCTGATAAGCCACCGCGACACGATCGCCGTCCCCGGCGGCGTCGATGAGGGCGCGGCTGAAAACGACCTCGATCGGGTTTTTGATCGGGTCCTGGGCCTGTTCCGGCGTAACGACATGCACCCGTTGCTGGCTGCCCCAGCGGGCGAGAATGCGGTCGTATCGGGTGAGGTTGCGGTAGGGCACGATACGCATCGTCACCCCCTCGGGCGGCAGGTTTTCATCGACCTCCTTATGAGAGAGGGTGAACTTGAGATCGGAGTGGCCGTCCTCGCCCGGATCGTCATCGTACTCGCCGGGTCGCGAGAGTTTGACCAGTAAAGTCTGGAAGGGCGTCGAGTCCTCCGGGGTCTGGTTCTTGCGTGTAACCCGGTAGAACACGGGTGTGGCATCCCCCTCATGTACTTGGCCCTTGGCAATGCTGAATGCCACATCTTTGTCGAGCTCGTCGGCGTTTAAGAGTTCTTTGCTCCAGATCGCTGCGCTGTCATTGCCCCAGAACACCTCGACCAGATCGCCAATGGACATGATCAACCAGGCGGGGATGATGCCTTGCAGACCGCCTTCCACGGCTCTGATGGGAATGCCTGCGTCATAGTGTTCGGCGGGGTTGAGGGTAACCTGGGACGGAAAATACAGTGACTTCAGGGCCAGGGGGGGAACAGGCAGTTTCTGACCATTCATGCTACGGACTCCGAACGATGTGTGGGCATGGAGTGATTTAGCTCGCAGCGAGAGATTTGCGCACCTGTTAGATCTTACAGGTGGCGACGAGTGGTCATTAATGAAGAACGCACTTGTGCAGGCGCTTCCGCGGGCTGGAACCGCTCAAGGACGACCTGCCGATTCCGCCGGATCTGCGGCGCGATTCCTGATTTTTTGGTGATGAAAAAAACCGCCATCCGGTTGAATCCGGTGGCGGTTTTTTTACGCCTGATGACCTGTGTTGCTTGTGAGGCCGCCTTCGCGGGCAAGTCGAATCGTCGCACCGCCGCTCCCACAGGGAAATGCATTCCAAATGTGGGAGCGGGCTTGCCCGCGAAGGCGTCAGCCACCACGACGCATTTCTCAAGCCTTTACACGGAGGTCTGCGACGGCGGTAGTTCCAGATTATTCAGCACCCGATTCGCTGCCAGTTCCCCAAGCATGATCAATTGCCCGATCCCCATCAGCGTCCTGCGTTGCGAGGCGGGCATGAGGTGGGCGAAGTCATTGGCGATGGTTCTGGCTGAAGCGAGGGTTTCGCAGATCTCGACCAGCAGCTCTTCGTTTTTGAAGTCTGCGGTGACGGCAAACATTCGACGGGTTTTGCGCGGCGGTGCAGTGGCGCCGGGCGGGCAGAGATAGTGATCGAGCGCGCGGTCGGCGGCTTCGTGAAGCTTTCTGGAATCGAGGGGTTCGTAGGGCGAGGCGGGGTTGGTTTCGGGTGGGTTGGGTGTTGGTTTGATCATGGTGAAGCTCCTATAAGAGTGGAGCCGCACGAAACTGTCGCTAAACAGAAAGGTGGCGGCTGTACGCGGGTTAGCGAACCGGTTATAGGCACCCGGCAGACCCGAGGGTCTCCCGCATACAGCCACCATAGCGGAGTTGCAGACATTGAGTCTGCGACAAGGCATGGAGCGCTGGTGCACCTATTTATGATTCGAGTCGCTAAACCCGATCGCTGATTCGTCAGCGACCGATCCACAATAGAACCCGACCCCAAGGCGCACAAGCCGGCGGATTCTGGCGTAGCTGTAGGCAATGGCGCAAGAATTCGTAGCCTCGAAGGCGTGTCTGAAGGTGTCTTTTAAACACGGGAGTTTAAAAGACAATGGGTGCCGTCGGTCTGAAACGTCCCGCGACCTGTTAGTTCTGACAGTAGACGCGTGTTGTTCCCGGGCGCCTTATAAATCCTGAATTCACGCCGTTGCCTATTCGCACTCTGCGAACGCAGTGGTTGATAACTCATTCACTTGAAGTAGGGGATAGAACATGACAGGGCGCGTTTACCGAAAACTGCCGGGCATGGAGATGGAGTTCGTTTCAGGGAAGCTGGAAAGGGACGCAGGCGAGCGGGCCATCGTCTATGAGGTGACGTGCGACCTGAAGTTGGACTTTCTCAATTTTCTGGTCATGGCCAATCAGTACATTCCGAATTATCTGGATAACCCCATCAATGCGATCCGGCCTGAACTGGCCGGGTTTGCGTATCACTACTCCTACAACTACTTCTTTGGCGCGGCCGGTAATATCAGCAATAACCCGTCGTTGTTCGCTCTATTCACCGACCGTGGTTATTACATGGACCAGTGGGCGAGGGATGGCGGGCCAGTAGAACAACGATATGGAAAACCCTCATTCACGTTGGTCGGCAACCAATTGCGCATCACGTCGCGGCAGTACTTTCGGCTGGATGCGGGGGCTCCTCCGATCGAAATCAGCGACCTGCCATTCATCCGTTTCGAATGGGCATTTAATCTGATGGAGGGGCATGCGAAGTCCACTGATGTCGCGCCTGTCACCATGGTGGTACTGATGTCTACGGAGGAGGACGTTGTCGATGTCGATGGGCACAGCGTGTTCAGGGGCACGCGCTATCTGGATAATGCAGCCCTCTCTTTCGGTCCGATCACACCAGCGCACATTCTGGTAGCCAGTTGACTGTCGGGGTTTCATCTCACTGAACATCGCTGAACAGGGGGCGGGCGCACGACGTGCGTGCCGCCCCTTTGTGCATTCATCACCCCTCTGTTTCAAGCCTTGGCAAAAGTTGGAAGGCTTCTTGCAGTAGCCGCCGTGCGCCTGCTTCGGGCGTCAAAAGTTTGCTTTAAAGGAACGGGGAAAACCGGTGGATCGCTCTCAGTTAATCAACAGTGCTCGCTCGAACATTGCCGATCTCAGTCGGGGCAATCTGGGTGTGCCGCTGTTGCTGCTGGTCATGCTGGCGATGATGATGTTGCCGGTGCCGCCGTTCCTGCTCGACGTGTTCTTCACCTTCAATATTGCCCTGTCGATCGTCGTGCTGCTGGTCTGCGTGTACGCCTTGCGGCCGCTGGATTTTGCGGTGTTTCCGACGATCCTGCTGGTGGCGACGCTGTTGCGACTGGCGCTGAACGTGGCGTCGACGCGGGTGGTGATGCTCCATGGTCAGGACGGCCACGCCGCTGCCGGCAAGGTGATCCAGGCCTTCGGTGAGGTGGTGATCGGCGGCAACTACGTGGTCGGTATCGTGGTCTTCGCGATCCTGATGATCATCAACTTCGTCGTAGTGACCAAGGGTGCCGGGCGGATCTCCGAGGTGAGCGCGCGTTTCACCCTCGATGCGATGCCCGGCAAGCAAATGGCGATCGACGCCGACCTCAACGCCGGTCTGATCGACCAGAACCAGGCCAAGGCCCGTCGTTCCGAAGTCGCCCAAGAGGCTGAGTTCTACGGTTCGATGGACGGTGCCAGCAAGTTCGTTCGCGGTGACGCCATTGCCGGCCTGCTGATTCTGTTCATCAACCTGATCGGCGGCATGGCCGTCGGTATCTTCCAGCACAACATGTCCTTCGCTGACGCCGGCAAGGTGTACGCCTTGCTGACCATCGGTGACGGTTTAGTGGCGCAATTGCCATCACTGTTGTTATCGACAGCGGCAGCGATCATGGTGACCCGTGCTTCCGGCTCGGAAGACATGGGCAAACAGATCAATCGCCAGATGTTCGCCTCGCCCAAGGCGCTGGCGGTGGCCGCCGGTCTGATGGCGGTCATGGGGCTGGTGCCGGGCATGCCGCACTTCTCGTTCCTGACCATGGCCGCGCTGGCCGCCGGTGGTGCTTATCTGTTCTGGAAAAAGCAGAACGTGGCCAAGGTGCAGGCGCTGGAAGAGGTCAAGCGTCAGCAGGAACTGCTGCCGTCGCCGGCCCGTGCCATGGAAACCAAGGAGCTGGGCTGGGACGACGTGACGCCCATCGACATGATCGGCCTGGAAGTCGGCTATCGCCTGATTCCGCTGGTGGACCGCAACCAGGGCGGCCAGTTGCTGGCGCGAATCAAGGGCGTGCGCAAGAAGCTCTCCCAGGACCTTGGCTTCCTGATGCCGACCGTACACATCCGCGACAACCTCGACCTGGCGCCGAGCGCCTATCGCCTGACCCTGATGGGGGTGATCCTGGCCGAAGCCGAGATCTATCCGGATCGCGAACTGGCGATCAACCCGGGGCAGGTCTACGGCACGCTCAACGGCATCACCGCCAAAGATCCGGCTTTTGGCCTGGAGGCGGTGTGGATCGAAGTCAGCCAGCGCGCCCAGGCGCAATCGCTCGGTTACACCGTGGTGGACGCCAGCACCGTGGTCGCCACCCACTTGAACCAGATTCTGTACAAGCACTCCAGCGAGCTGATCGGCCACGAAGAAGTGCAGCAACTCATGCAATTGCTGGCCAAGAGCTCGCCAAAACTGGCTGAAGAGCTGGTGCCGGGTGTGGTCACGTTGTCGCAGTTGCTCAAAGTTTTGCAGGCGCTGTTGGCCGAACACGTGCCGGTGCGCGACATCCGCAGCATTGCCGAAGCCATCGCCAACAACGCCGCCAAGAGTCAAGATACCGCCGCGTTGGTGGCTGCCGTGCGCGTTGGCGTATCCCGCGCCATCGTCCAAAGCATTGTAGGCACTGACTCCGAGCTGCCTGTGATCACCTTGGAACCAAGGTTGGAACAAATATTGCTCAACAGTCTGCAGAAGGCAGGACAAGGCTCGGAAGAGGGCGTTCTGCTGGAGCCGAGCATGGCCGAGAAACTGCAGCGTTCGCTGATCGAAGCGGCGCAGCGTCAGGAAATGCAAGGACAACCGGTGATCCTGTTGGTAGCAGGCCCGGTTCGCGCGATGCTCTCGCGCTTCGGCCGCCTGGCAGTTCCTGGACTGCATGTGCTGGCCTACCAGGAAATTCCGGACAACAAGCAAGTGACCATCGTTGCGACAGTAGGGCCCAACGGCTGAGGTAGTGGTTTATGCAAGTTAAGCGTTTTTTCGCCGCCGATATGCGTCAGGCCATGAAGCTGGTTCGTGATGAGCTGGGCGCTGATGCCGCCATCATTGGCAACCGCCGCATTGCCGGCGGTGTCGAGCTGACGGCGGCGCTGGATTACAAACTGTCGGCGCTGGCCCCGCGTGTTCCGAACATGGAACTCGAGGACGAGTTGCGCAAGACCCAGTCGCGTATCGTCACCGCCCAGGCCGAACTGAGCCTGCGTGGTGAAGCCGACGGCAACACCAATCTCCAGCTGTTCGCCGGGCTGCCATTGACCGCCGGCCTGCCGCTGACCGCAGCCGAGCCTCTGACAGAACCGACGTATGCTGCTCCGGCCCGTCCAGCCCCGGCACCTGCGCCGGCGGCCGCTGGTGTCGATCCGCGTGCGCTGGATTCGATGCGTTTCGAACTCAACAGCCTGCGCGAGCTGATGGAAGTACAGCTCGGCACCCTGGCCTGGAATCAGCTGCAAGGCAGCCGCCCGGCTCAGGCGAATCTGTATCGTCGTCTGCAGCGCATCGGTTTGTCGGGCCCGTTGTCCCGTGATCTGCTGTCGATGATCACCGAGATCGACGAACCTCGTCAGGCCTGGCGCATGCTGCTGGCGCACCTGGCACGAATGATTGCCGTACCGGAAGTCGAGCCGCTGGAAGAGGGCGGGATCATTGCCATGGTCGGCCCGGCCGGCATGGGCAAGACCACTACTCTGGCCAAACTCGCTGCCCGCTACGTGCTCAAGTACGGCGCGCAGAACATCGCGCTGGTGAGCATGGACAGTTTCCGCATTGGTGCTCAGGAACAGTTGAAAACCCTGGGCCGGATCCTCAATGTGTCGGTGACCCACGTCGATCCGGGCCAGTCCCTGGTGCAGGCGCTGGATCCACTGCTGCGCAAGCGCGTGGTGCTGATCGATACCGCCGGCCTGCAGGCCAGCGATCCGGCCCTGCGCATGCAGCTGGAAAGCCTGGCCGGTCGTGGCATTCGGTCGAAAAATTATCTGGTGCTGGCAACCACCAGCCAGAAACAGGTTCTAACCGCCGCTTATCACAGTTACAAGCGTTGCGGGCTGGCCGGGTGCATCCTGACTAAACTGGATGAGACGGCCAGCCTTGGCGAAGTGCTGAGCCTGGCGATCAGTCATGAACTGCCGGTCGCCTACCTGACCGACGGCCCGCGGATTCCGGATGATCTGCATCTGCCGCGCCGTCATCAATTGGTCAGCCGCGCCGTCAGCGTGCAAATGCAGGAAGAACCCAGCGAAGAAGCCATGGCTGACATGTTCGCTGATATCTACCACAGTCCGACCAAGCAGGTTGGCTGAGGTAATGAACCGTTTTTGTACCTACATCGATGGTCTGCCATGCATTGTTCCGGTTGTGAACGCGCAGCCAGTAATGTGGCCTCCGTCTATGCAAGACAAGGTAAAGAAATAACATGGGCAGCATGCATCCCGTACAGGTGATCGCGGTGACCGGCGGCAAAGGTGGCGTCGGCAAGACTAACGTGTCAGTGAACTTGTCCCTGGCGCTGGCAGAGCTTGGCCGTCGGGTCATGCTGCTGGACGCCGACCTGGGGCTGGCGAACGTCGACGTTCTGCTGGGCCTCACCCCCAAACGTACCCTGGCCGATGTGATCGAGGGCCGCTGCGAGCTGCGCGACGTGCTGTTGCAAGGCCCCGGCGGGATCCGCATCGTGCCGGCCGCGTCCGGCACCCAGAGCATGGTTCACCTGAGCCCGGCCCAGCATGCCGGTCTGATTCAGGCGTTCAGCGACATCGGCGACAATCTCGACGTGCTGGTGATCGACACCGCTGCGGGTATTGGTGACTCGGTAGTCAGTTTTGTTCGCGCAGCCCAGGAAGTGTTGCTGGTGGTCTGCGACGAGCCGACCTCGATCACCGACGCCTACGCGCTGATCAAGCTGCTCAACCGCGATTACGGCATGAACCGCTTCCGCGTCCTGGCCAACATGGCCCAGAGCCCGCAGGAAGGTCGCAATCTGTTTGCCAAGTTGACCAAGGTCACGGATCGCTTCCTCGACGTCGCCTTACAATACGTCGGTGCGGTGCCTTACGACGAGAGCGTGCGCAAGGCGGTGCAGAAGCAGCGTGCGGTCTATGAAGCCTTCCCGCGTTCCAAGTGCGCACTGGCATTCAAGGCGATCGCGCAAAAGGTCGATACCTGGCCGCTGCCCGCCAACCCGCGCGGCCACCTCGAATTTTTCGTCGAGCGCCTCGTGCAGCAAACGGCAGGACCTGTGCTATGACCGCCAGCGGTATGAATCTTTACAAGAAGTCGGCGCGTGACGCGCAGTACGAGCTGATCGAGCGTTACGCGCCGCTGGTCAAACGCATTGCCTACCACTTGCTGGCGCGATTGCCGGCCAGTGTGCAGGTCGAGGACCTGATTCAGGCCGGGATGATCGGCCTGCTCGAAGTCTCGACCAAATACGACGCCAGCAAGGGCGCCAGTTTCGAAACGTACGCGGGCATCCGGATCCGTGGCGCGATGCTCGATGAAGTGCGCAAGGGGGACTGGGCACCGCGCTCGGTTCACCGCAACACCCGAATGGTCAGCGATGCGATTCGCTCGATTGAAGCTAAAACCGGACGTGACGCTAAAGATCACGAGGTTGCGGCCGAACTCCAATTGAGTCTCGACGATTACTACGGGATTTTGAATGACACCCTGGGCAGCCGACTGTTCAGTTTCGACGACCTGTTGCAGGACGGCGAACATGAAGGGCTGCACGAGGATGGCGCCAGTGCTCATCTTGAGCCGTCGCGTGACCTGGAAGACGAGCGCTTCCAGGCGGCGCTGGCGGACGCGATTGCCAATTTGCCGGAGCGTGAGCGACTGGTGTTGGCGCTGTACTACGACGAAGAACTGAACCTCAAGGAAATCGGTGAAGTCCTTGGCGTCAGTGAATCGCGGGTCAGCCAGTTACACAGCCAGTGCGCGGCCCGTTTGCGGGGGCGTTTGGGAGAGTGGCGAGCGCGCTGAAGGCAGTGTGGGGACACTGCGAACGAGGCTGGTGCGGTGGTGAACGGCACCGGTCTTGCTCTGTTGTGCTCCAGACAGTCGTCGAGTGCTTTGCCGGATTGATTGAAATGGCGCGTCCAGGTGCTGGGCGCGTTTAAGACTGCTTGGAGGTCGAATTGAACAAAGACATGAAAATCCTCATCGTTGATGACTTCTCAACGATGCGGCGGATCATCAAGAACCTGTTGCGTGACCTCGGGTTCACCAACACCGTTGAAGCCGACGATGGCACCACCGCCATTCCGGTGCTCAACAGCGGCAGCATCGACTTTCTGGTGACCGACTGGAACATGCCCGGCATGACCGGTATCGACCTGCTGCGTCACGTGCGCGCCGACGAAAAACTCAAGCACCTGCCAGTGCTGATGGTGACCGCTGAAGCCAAGCGCGAGCAGATCATCGAAGCGGCCCAGGCCGGCGTTAACGGCTACGTGGTCAAACCTTTCACGGCTCAGGCGCTGAAAGAAAAAATCGAGAAGATTTTCGAACGCATCGGCTGATGACGCGCGGGGGAGCTATGGAGCATAAAGAATCTTCACAGGGCGACTTTGAGTCGACCCTGAAAAAACACGCGGTCGAACTGGTCGAAAGCCTTGAAAAGGGCAGGTTCGGCGACGCTGTGCAACTGATCCATGAGCTCAATCAGACCCGTGACCGTGGCCTGTACCAGGAAGTGGGCAAGCTCACGCGTGAACTGCACAGTGCGATCGTCAACTTCCAGATCGATCCGCACATGCCGCAGGCCGAGGAAGTGTCGCAGATCACTGATGCGACCGAGCGTCTGGGCTATGTGGTCAAGCTGACCGAAGCCGCGGCCAACCGCACCATGGATCTGGTGGAAAGCGCGACCCCTGTGGTCAATGGTCTGGCTGACGAAGCCCAGGCGTTGAGTGCTGACTGGGGCCGCTTCATGCGTCGTGAGGTCGGGGCTGAAGAGTTCCGCGAACTGGCGCGCCGGGTCGACGGTTTTCTGTCACGCAGCAGCGCGGACAATCGCGCGGTGTCGAGCAACCTCAACGACATTCTGCTGGCCCAGGATTACCAGGACCTCACAGGTCAAGTGATCAAGCGCGTGACCCAGTTGGTCACCGAAGTCGAAAGCAACCTGCTCAAGCTCGTGCTCATGGCCAGCCAGGTGGACCGCTTTGCGGGCATCGAACATGACCGTGCGGCGATGCTTGCTGAAAAAGATCCACAAAAACATCTCTCGCAGGGTGAAGGTCCGCAGATTCATGCCGATAAACGAGAAGACGTTGTGTCCGGTCAGGACGATGTGGACGATTTGCTATCCAGCCTTGGATTTTGAGTTTAGGTTTTTAGACCTGTAGGAGCACCCCATTAATGAGCTTCGGCGCCGATGAAGAGATCCTTCAGGATTTCCTGGTTGAGGCCGGCGAGATTCTTGAGCAACTGTCCGAACAACTGGTCGAGCTGGAAAGCCGCCCGGATGACGCAGATCTGCTCAACGCAATTTTTCGCGGTTTCCACACTGTAAAAGGGGGCGCCGGCTTCCTTCAGCTCAACGAGCTGGTGGAGTGCTGTCACATCGCCGAAAACGTGTTCGACATCCTGCGCAAGGGTGAACGACGCGTCGATGCAGAACTGATGGACGTGGTGCTCGAAGCGTTGGACGCGGTGAACAGCATGTTCAGCGAAGTCCGCGATCGCAGTCCGATCACCGCCGCCACCCCGCAACTGCTGGCCGCCCTGGCGCGTCTGGCCGAGCCGCAATCGGCGGATGAAGCCCCGGCTTCGCCCGTTGCCGAGATGATCGAAGAACTGGTCGTTGAGAACGAGGCCGGGGACTCCAGCGACATCACCGATAACGAATTTGAACAGTTGCTGGACTCGCTGAACGCCGTCAAGGCCGAAGCCGAAGCTCCGGCGGCTGCCGCTGCGCCTGCTTCCGATGAAGCGGCCAGCGATGAAATCACCGATGCCGAGTTCGAGTCGCTGCTCGACCAGTTGCATGGCAAGGGCCAGTTCGCGGCGGACGCCGTGGCACCGACGGCCGCTGCACCTGCTGCTCCGGCGGCGGGCGACAGCTCGGACATCACCGACGACGAATTCGAAGCCTTGCTCGATCAGTTGCACGGCAAGGGCAACTTTGCTGTCGATGCGCTCGAGTCGGCGATTGCGTCCGTCCCTGCGAATGCAAATGCTGCCCCGGCAGCGGCTGCAGCCGGTAGCGATCTGATCACCGACCACGAGTTCGAATCGCTGCTCGACGATCTGCATGGCAAAGGCAAGTTCACTGACGTCGCCACCGGTGCCGTCGTGACTGCCGGCAATGCTTCGGCTGTTGCAGCGCCTGCCGCCAAGGCCCCGGCCGCTGCGGCGAAACCTGCCGCAAAAGCGCCTGAGCCGAAAGCCGAACCGGCCAAACCGGCTGCCGCTGCTGCACCGGCTCCGGCCCGTGCTCCGGCGACACCGCCACCGGAAAAACCGGCGAGCGAAGCCGAGACCACCGTTCGCGTGGACACCGCGCGTCTCGACGAAATCATGAACATGGTCGGCGAGCTGGTGCTGGTGCGTAACCGTCTGGTGCGCCTGGGCCTGAACAGCGGCGACGAGTCGATGCAGAAGGCCGTGTCGAACCTCGACGTGGTCACTGCCGACTTGCAGACCGCAGTGATGAAGACCCGGATGCAGCCGATCAAGAAAGTCTTCGGCCGCTTCCCGCGTCTGGTTCGCGATCTGGCTCGTCAGCTCAAGAAAGAGATCAACCTGGAACTGGTGGGCGAAGAAACCGACCTCGACAAGAACCTCGTCGAGGCGCTGGCCGA includes the following:
- the fliA gene encoding RNA polymerase sigma factor FliA, producing MTASGMNLYKKSARDAQYELIERYAPLVKRIAYHLLARLPASVQVEDLIQAGMIGLLEVSTKYDASKGASFETYAGIRIRGAMLDEVRKGDWAPRSVHRNTRMVSDAIRSIEAKTGRDAKDHEVAAELQLSLDDYYGILNDTLGSRLFSFDDLLQDGEHEGLHEDGASAHLEPSRDLEDERFQAALADAIANLPERERLVLALYYDEELNLKEIGEVLGVSESRVSQLHSQCAARLRGRLGEWRAR
- the flhF gene encoding flagellar biosynthesis protein FlhF; the encoded protein is MQVKRFFAADMRQAMKLVRDELGADAAIIGNRRIAGGVELTAALDYKLSALAPRVPNMELEDELRKTQSRIVTAQAELSLRGEADGNTNLQLFAGLPLTAGLPLTAAEPLTEPTYAAPARPAPAPAPAAAGVDPRALDSMRFELNSLRELMEVQLGTLAWNQLQGSRPAQANLYRRLQRIGLSGPLSRDLLSMITEIDEPRQAWRMLLAHLARMIAVPEVEPLEEGGIIAMVGPAGMGKTTTLAKLAARYVLKYGAQNIALVSMDSFRIGAQEQLKTLGRILNVSVTHVDPGQSLVQALDPLLRKRVVLIDTAGLQASDPALRMQLESLAGRGIRSKNYLVLATTSQKQVLTAAYHSYKRCGLAGCILTKLDETASLGEVLSLAISHELPVAYLTDGPRIPDDLHLPRRHQLVSRAVSVQMQEEPSEEAMADMFADIYHSPTKQVG
- the flhA gene encoding flagellar biosynthesis protein FlhA, with the protein product MDRSQLINSARSNIADLSRGNLGVPLLLLVMLAMMMLPVPPFLLDVFFTFNIALSIVVLLVCVYALRPLDFAVFPTILLVATLLRLALNVASTRVVMLHGQDGHAAAGKVIQAFGEVVIGGNYVVGIVVFAILMIINFVVVTKGAGRISEVSARFTLDAMPGKQMAIDADLNAGLIDQNQAKARRSEVAQEAEFYGSMDGASKFVRGDAIAGLLILFINLIGGMAVGIFQHNMSFADAGKVYALLTIGDGLVAQLPSLLLSTAAAIMVTRASGSEDMGKQINRQMFASPKALAVAAGLMAVMGLVPGMPHFSFLTMAALAAGGAYLFWKKQNVAKVQALEEVKRQQELLPSPARAMETKELGWDDVTPIDMIGLEVGYRLIPLVDRNQGGQLLARIKGVRKKLSQDLGFLMPTVHIRDNLDLAPSAYRLTLMGVILAEAEIYPDRELAINPGQVYGTLNGITAKDPAFGLEAVWIEVSQRAQAQSLGYTVVDASTVVATHLNQILYKHSSELIGHEEVQQLMQLLAKSSPKLAEELVPGVVTLSQLLKVLQALLAEHVPVRDIRSIAEAIANNAAKSQDTAALVAAVRVGVSRAIVQSIVGTDSELPVITLEPRLEQILLNSLQKAGQGSEEGVLLEPSMAEKLQRSLIEAAQRQEMQGQPVILLVAGPVRAMLSRFGRLAVPGLHVLAYQEIPDNKQVTIVATVGPNG
- the fleN gene encoding flagellar synthesis regulator FleN gives rise to the protein MGSMHPVQVIAVTGGKGGVGKTNVSVNLSLALAELGRRVMLLDADLGLANVDVLLGLTPKRTLADVIEGRCELRDVLLQGPGGIRIVPAASGTQSMVHLSPAQHAGLIQAFSDIGDNLDVLVIDTAAGIGDSVVSFVRAAQEVLLVVCDEPTSITDAYALIKLLNRDYGMNRFRVLANMAQSPQEGRNLFAKLTKVTDRFLDVALQYVGAVPYDESVRKAVQKQRAVYEAFPRSKCALAFKAIAQKVDTWPLPANPRGHLEFFVERLVQQTAGPVL
- a CDS encoding chemotaxis response regulator CheY; translated protein: MKILIVDDFSTMRRIIKNLLRDLGFTNTVEADDGTTAIPVLNSGSIDFLVTDWNMPGMTGIDLLRHVRADEKLKHLPVLMVTAEAKREQIIEAAQAGVNGYVVKPFTAQALKEKIEKIFERIG
- a CDS encoding DUF6124 family protein, whose protein sequence is MIKPTPNPPETNPASPYEPLDSRKLHEAADRALDHYLCPPGATAPPRKTRRMFAVTADFKNEELLVEICETLASARTIANDFAHLMPASQRRTLMGIGQLIMLGELAANRVLNNLELPPSQTSV
- a CDS encoding chemotaxis protein CheA — translated: MSFGADEEILQDFLVEAGEILEQLSEQLVELESRPDDADLLNAIFRGFHTVKGGAGFLQLNELVECCHIAENVFDILRKGERRVDAELMDVVLEALDAVNSMFSEVRDRSPITAATPQLLAALARLAEPQSADEAPASPVAEMIEELVVENEAGDSSDITDNEFEQLLDSLNAVKAEAEAPAAAAAPASDEAASDEITDAEFESLLDQLHGKGQFAADAVAPTAAAPAAPAAGDSSDITDDEFEALLDQLHGKGNFAVDALESAIASVPANANAAPAAAAAGSDLITDHEFESLLDDLHGKGKFTDVATGAVVTAGNASAVAAPAAKAPAAAAKPAAKAPEPKAEPAKPAAAAAPAPARAPATPPPEKPASEAETTVRVDTARLDEIMNMVGELVLVRNRLVRLGLNSGDESMQKAVSNLDVVTADLQTAVMKTRMQPIKKVFGRFPRLVRDLARQLKKEINLELVGEETDLDKNLVEALADPLVHLVRNAVDHGIESPEEREASGKARGGKVILAAEQEGDHILLSISDDGKGMDPNVLRAIAVKRGVMDKDAADRLSDTECYNLIFAPGFSTKTEISDVSGRGVGMDVVKTKISQLNGSINIYSTKGAGSKIVIKVPLTLAIMPTLMVMLGNQAFAFPLVNVNEIFHLDLSTTNVVDGQEVVIVRDKALPLFYLKRWLVSSAAHEEQREGHVVILSVGTQRIGFVVDQLVGQEEVVIKPLGKMLQGTPGMSGATITGDGRIALILDVPSMLKRYAARRI
- a CDS encoding protein phosphatase CheZ; amino-acid sequence: MEHKESSQGDFESTLKKHAVELVESLEKGRFGDAVQLIHELNQTRDRGLYQEVGKLTRELHSAIVNFQIDPHMPQAEEVSQITDATERLGYVVKLTEAAANRTMDLVESATPVVNGLADEAQALSADWGRFMRREVGAEEFRELARRVDGFLSRSSADNRAVSSNLNDILLAQDYQDLTGQVIKRVTQLVTEVESNLLKLVLMASQVDRFAGIEHDRAAMLAEKDPQKHLSQGEGPQIHADKREDVVSGQDDVDDLLSSLGF